The following are encoded together in the Anaerostipes caccae L1-92 genome:
- a CDS encoding RNA polymerase sigma factor, translating into MRDGNFYKNLCPYVKRAKQGDERAYEYLYRQTYDQARLFVLNFCGNATEAEDILQDVFIEIYRNLPALKDNMAFCAWQRQIAYRCCLRNAKKNSQTDILGNEVVDFVQSMSSKEPEPQKFILEDEKTRILHECIKNLPEKQRAAIILSALEQLKMKEIAQIMDCNVNAVKNLLFHGRKNLKKQIESLPKADREALKIRGFGFFALYPILRGSLYTAGSNTGKGVVAMKKAALGAAIAVGAGFVMLHEDPLPAVDFGGFETPQVQMETKNLEGIKIPQKPKPKPEPKKITPASILQAKVEKKGGRLAIYVDGDVDYVKTYALGKSGKKVAGLTCDTSREIFYVPPKTEDFKLYLMDKAGDQRIFEFNRE; encoded by the coding sequence ATGAGGGACGGGAACTTCTATAAAAATCTTTGTCCGTATGTGAAGAGGGCAAAGCAGGGAGATGAGAGAGCATATGAATATCTGTATCGGCAGACATACGACCAGGCCAGACTGTTTGTATTGAATTTCTGCGGAAATGCCACTGAGGCAGAGGATATTTTACAGGATGTTTTTATCGAGATTTACAGGAATCTTCCTGCTCTGAAAGATAATATGGCGTTTTGTGCATGGCAGCGGCAGATTGCATACCGGTGCTGTCTTAGGAATGCCAAAAAGAACAGTCAGACCGACATACTTGGAAACGAAGTGGTGGATTTTGTCCAGAGTATGTCTTCTAAGGAGCCGGAACCTCAGAAGTTTATTTTGGAGGATGAGAAGACAAGAATCCTCCATGAGTGCATAAAGAATCTTCCGGAGAAGCAGAGAGCCGCGATTATCCTGAGTGCTCTGGAACAGCTGAAGATGAAAGAGATCGCCCAGATCATGGACTGTAATGTAAACGCGGTGAAAAACCTTTTGTTCCATGGACGGAAAAATCTGAAAAAACAGATCGAAAGCCTTCCGAAAGCAGACAGAGAGGCTTTGAAAATCAGGGGATTTGGTTTCTTTGCTTTATATCCGATTCTCAGGGGGTCTTTGTATACTGCGGGAAGCAATACGGGAAAAGGAGTGGTGGCCATGAAAAAGGCGGCCCTCGGAGCAGCAATTGCGGTCGGAGCCGGTTTTGTGATGCTTCATGAAGATCCTCTTCCGGCAGTTGATTTCGGAGGCTTCGAGACTCCTCAGGTGCAGATGGAGACAAAAAATCTGGAAGGGATCAAGATTCCCCAAAAGCCCAAACCGAAGCCTGAACCAAAAAAGATTACCCCGGCTTCTATACTCCAGGCAAAGGTGGAAAAGAAGGGCGGACGTTTGGCGATCTATGTGGACGGGGATGTGGATTACGTGAAGACTTATGCCCTCGGAAAATCCGGAAAGAAAGTCGCAGGACTCACCTGTGACACGAGCCGGGAGATCTTCTATGTACCGCCTAAGACAGAGGACTTTAAATTATATTTGATGGACAAGGCAGGAGATCAAAGAATATTTGAATTTAACAGGGAGTAA
- the bilQ gene encoding bilirubin utilization transcriptional regulator BilQ — translation MTESFAFYVSVLRKYFTQYCTEKLAEINVTYGQLFILIFVGKKETCSPKEISLALKLDAGHLNRTLSKLIENGLLKQKKSTKDKRANIISLTPKGREAFEMSHNLFWEWDSVILNPLSDNEKQNLMELMKKIAFSEDGRF, via the coding sequence ATGACAGAATCATTTGCTTTTTATGTGTCAGTTCTCCGTAAGTATTTTACGCAGTATTGTACGGAAAAACTCGCAGAGATCAATGTAACTTACGGACAGCTGTTTATTCTTATTTTTGTCGGCAAGAAAGAAACATGTTCGCCCAAAGAAATATCCCTTGCCTTAAAGCTGGATGCGGGCCATCTGAACAGAACACTTTCAAAACTCATAGAAAACGGCCTGCTCAAGCAAAAGAAAAGTACCAAAGACAAACGGGCCAATATCATAAGTCTGACTCCGAAAGGCCGGGAAGCCTTTGAAATGAGCCATAATTTATTCTGGGAGTGGGACAGCGTTATCTTAAATCCTCTTTCGGACAATGAAAAACAAAATTTAATGGAACTGATGAAGAAAATAGCATTTTCGGAAGATGGGAGGTTCTGA
- the rpoN gene encoding RNA polymerase factor sigma-54 → MAPSYRSALELHQKQQMSQSQIQSLHILSLDNGELSEFLQNEYIENPILDHTPSGSSFTVSETQDFDIPEEATDMVKTYLLDQLNQNDYTESEWRTMNFMIDCLDSGGFFRISFEEVSALLAIPLEEIKTCYETLSGLEPVGIFSRSLPECLLRQLDFLGKRTPVMEKIIQNHLDDIALGHISTVSRSLHISTAEVRKHIAVIRNLNSKPLQGFSTEKIEYITPDIIVTCQGNQWDIRLNDDWVGNYSLNDYYVRMLRGTKDPQLKEYFQQKYERCRFIIASIEQRRNTMIRITESILSRQPEFLKNHGFLRPMTMNEVAEDIGMHVSTVSRGVKGKYLQFPCGIISMKSLFSGSSPAAGAQVSAVDIKGILKEMVSREDPKKPFSDQKLSLLLKEKGFSISRRTVAKYREQMGIKGTYDRKIDSRI, encoded by the coding sequence TTGGCCCCGTCTTACCGCTCCGCTTTAGAGCTTCACCAGAAACAGCAGATGTCTCAGTCTCAGATCCAGTCGCTGCATATTCTGTCACTGGATAACGGAGAGCTTTCTGAATTTCTGCAGAATGAATACATAGAAAACCCGATTCTCGACCATACACCTTCCGGTTCTTCTTTCACTGTATCAGAAACACAGGATTTTGATATTCCGGAAGAAGCCACCGACATGGTTAAGACATATCTTTTGGATCAGCTGAACCAAAATGATTACACAGAAAGTGAATGGCGGACAATGAACTTTATGATTGACTGCCTGGACTCCGGCGGATTTTTCAGGATTTCTTTTGAAGAAGTCTCGGCCCTTCTGGCAATTCCTTTGGAAGAGATAAAAACGTGCTATGAAACTTTGTCCGGCCTGGAGCCCGTGGGCATTTTTTCCCGCAGCCTTCCGGAGTGCCTCTTACGGCAGCTTGATTTCCTCGGAAAAAGAACGCCGGTCATGGAAAAGATTATACAAAATCACCTGGACGATATCGCCCTCGGACACATCAGCACCGTCTCCAGAAGCCTTCATATCAGCACAGCAGAAGTCCGAAAGCATATCGCCGTGATCCGGAACCTGAATTCCAAGCCTCTTCAGGGATTTTCCACAGAAAAAATCGAATACATCACCCCGGACATCATCGTGACCTGTCAGGGGAATCAGTGGGATATCCGGCTCAATGACGACTGGGTGGGGAATTATTCTCTGAATGATTATTATGTCCGTATGCTCAGAGGCACAAAAGACCCCCAGCTGAAAGAATATTTCCAGCAGAAATATGAGCGATGCCGTTTTATCATCGCAAGCATTGAACAGCGCAGAAATACGATGATCAGGATCACCGAATCCATTCTCTCAAGACAGCCGGAGTTTTTAAAAAATCACGGCTTTCTGAGACCTATGACAATGAACGAAGTGGCAGAGGATATTGGAATGCATGTTTCCACGGTGAGCAGGGGTGTCAAAGGAAAATACCTGCAGTTTCCCTGCGGCATCATCTCTATGAAATCATTATTTTCCGGCTCCTCCCCTGCTGCTGGTGCCCAGGTCAGTGCGGTAGATATCAAAGGGATATTAAAAGAAATGGTGTCCCGGGAAGATCCGAAGAAGCCATTCAGTGATCAGAAACTATCGCTGCTTCTGAAAGAAAAGGGATTTTCTATTTCACGGAGGACCGTGGCTAAATACAGGGAACAGATGGGGATTAAAGGGACTTATGACCGAAAAATAGACAGCCGAATTTAA
- a CDS encoding PTS sugar transporter subunit IIA — MKKRLLIATHSTFADGIRNAMELVTGRQDSVSTLCAYTDDMSEVETPVREIIDGLGPDEELIIATDIFGGSVNNEFMKYLSQKNIHLIAGVNLPLLFELVSCLNAPDTKKALETAVDNSREQICYCNLLLDQACPACDTF; from the coding sequence ATGAAAAAAAGATTATTGATCGCAACCCACAGCACATTTGCTGACGGAATTAGAAATGCAATGGAACTGGTGACCGGAAGGCAGGACTCTGTTTCCACGCTCTGTGCCTATACAGACGATATGTCAGAAGTGGAAACTCCGGTCAGGGAGATCATAGACGGACTGGGTCCGGACGAAGAACTGATCATTGCCACCGATATTTTCGGCGGCAGTGTCAACAATGAGTTTATGAAATATCTGTCACAGAAAAATATCCACCTGATCGCAGGAGTCAATCTTCCGCTGCTCTTTGAACTGGTCTCCTGTCTGAATGCCCCAGACACAAAAAAGGCGTTGGAAACAGCCGTGGACAATTCCAGGGAGCAGATCTGCTACTGCAATCTGCTCTTAGATCAGGCGTGCCCTGCCTGTGACACATTTTAA
- a CDS encoding diacylglycerol/lipid kinase family protein, producing the protein MKALFIINPSSGKQNIEATLQEIMSTLILKQITPHIDVFYTKKKDDAKHRAAALKPGEYDYVVSVGGDGTLNEVSNGLVVSQSNIPLAIISAGTVNDFATYMNLPQTAREFCSMIKNFQTKKVDIGKVNDEYFINVLAGGLLTDIAYKVPKDKKAVLGKMAYYLEGIKELPKQFSKNMVLKYTSSEFSETTETMVFLVANSKSVGGFPTAAPLASVSDGYLDVLILKKIEFLTTPDLIVKWLQGSHQNHPSIEYFQTKEIFIEQASTDNEIAIDYDGEILSEGLPVRISIVPEALNILVQRQDPQ; encoded by the coding sequence ATGAAAGCCTTATTTATCATCAATCCCTCTTCGGGGAAACAAAATATTGAAGCCACACTGCAGGAAATCATGTCGACTTTGATTTTAAAACAAATCACTCCGCACATTGATGTTTTTTATACAAAGAAAAAAGATGATGCAAAACACCGGGCGGCAGCCTTAAAGCCCGGAGAATACGACTATGTTGTCTCTGTAGGCGGCGACGGTACTTTAAACGAAGTGTCCAACGGACTTGTAGTCAGCCAGAGTAATATCCCCCTGGCTATCATCTCCGCAGGAACTGTCAATGACTTTGCCACTTATATGAACCTGCCTCAAACAGCCAGGGAATTCTGCAGCATGATAAAGAATTTCCAGACGAAGAAAGTAGATATCGGAAAGGTCAATGATGAATATTTTATCAATGTCCTTGCCGGCGGCCTGCTCACCGATATTGCTTATAAAGTTCCGAAAGACAAGAAGGCAGTCCTCGGGAAGATGGCATATTATCTGGAAGGCATCAAAGAACTTCCAAAGCAGTTTTCCAAAAACATGGTATTAAAGTATACCAGCAGTGAATTTTCAGAGACCACGGAAACCATGGTCTTTTTAGTGGCCAATTCAAAAAGTGTTGGAGGTTTCCCGACTGCCGCACCGCTGGCTTCTGTGTCAGACGGCTATCTGGACGTCCTGATCCTTAAAAAGATCGAGTTTTTAACAACTCCGGATCTGATCGTCAAATGGCTCCAGGGCAGCCACCAAAATCACCCGTCCATCGAGTATTTTCAGACGAAAGAAATCTTTATCGAACAGGCATCCACAGACAACGAGATCGCCATTGACTACGACGGTGAGATTTTGAGCGAAGGGCTCCCTGTAAGGATTTCTATCGTTCCGGAAGCGTTAAATATCCTTGTGCAGAGACAGGATCCACAGTGA
- the ung gene encoding uracil-DNA glycosylase yields the protein MPPITNDWAEHLKEEYKKPYYKKLYQTVTAEYAQKNIFPPADDIFNAFHLTPLSRVKVVILGQDPYHNVGQAHGLSFSVKPGVQTPPSLVNIYQELHEDLGCYIPNNGYLTKWAEQGVLLLNTVLTVQAHKANSHKDIGWEEFTDAAIRILNEQDRPIVYLLWGRNAQNKKWMLTNPKHLVLEAPHPSPFSASRGFFGCRHFSRTNEFLKEHGIEPVDWQIENI from the coding sequence ATGCCACCGATTACAAATGACTGGGCTGAGCATCTGAAAGAAGAATACAAAAAGCCGTATTATAAAAAGCTGTATCAGACAGTGACGGCTGAGTACGCACAGAAGAACATCTTTCCGCCGGCGGATGATATTTTTAACGCGTTCCACCTGACGCCTTTGAGCAGGGTAAAGGTGGTCATCTTAGGCCAGGACCCATACCACAATGTAGGACAGGCCCACGGGCTTTCTTTTTCCGTAAAGCCGGGAGTACAGACGCCGCCGTCCCTGGTCAACATTTACCAGGAACTGCACGAGGATCTGGGCTGCTACATACCAAACAACGGATATCTGACCAAATGGGCCGAACAGGGAGTTCTGCTGTTAAATACGGTACTGACCGTCCAGGCGCACAAGGCCAATTCCCACAAGGATATCGGATGGGAAGAGTTTACGGACGCCGCGATCCGCATATTAAATGAGCAGGACCGTCCGATCGTCTATCTTCTGTGGGGACGGAATGCCCAGAATAAAAAATGGATGCTTACCAATCCGAAGCATCTGGTACTTGAAGCGCCTCACCCGAGTCCTTTTTCTGCGTCCAGAGGGTTTTTCGGATGCCGTCATTTCAGCAGAACCAATGAATTTCTGAAAGAGCACGGCATTGAACCGGTGGACTGGCAGATCGAGAATATATAG
- a CDS encoding D-alanyl-D-alanine carboxypeptidase family protein: protein MKKFVKRLLVMLTAAVLVTAGTVPAKAAERGLATKEDTNADKPSINGVCGILMDAKTGKILYAKNIDKKSYPASITKILTTLVAIENNDDLYSTVKFSRHAVNSIEPGSTHIGIKAGEEIPLMDVLYGIMLESANEACNGVAEHTSGSIEKFADLMNKKAKEIGCKGSHFMNPNGLHNDKHYVTARDMALITKAALQNPMFRKIACSSHYFMSGTNKEKKGRELWNHHKMVKQTMFLYKGVEGGKTGYTTRAGGTLVTFAKRGDTELISVILRGNGYELYRDTIKLFDYGFKNYKSVAPFAGLNCDLSENQENPVTQMACKLSPYQLPLGGSLSDFSVLLTKDQDSAELKVYTENNKIYASYGDEDLGSTKISY from the coding sequence ATGAAAAAATTTGTAAAACGATTACTGGTGATGCTCACTGCAGCTGTACTGGTGACAGCAGGGACCGTGCCGGCGAAGGCGGCAGAGAGAGGACTTGCGACAAAGGAAGACACAAACGCCGATAAGCCGTCGATCAACGGAGTCTGCGGAATACTGATGGATGCCAAGACCGGAAAGATCCTATATGCAAAAAACATTGACAAGAAAAGCTATCCGGCCAGCATCACTAAGATTCTTACGACCCTGGTGGCGATAGAAAATAACGATGATCTGTACTCCACGGTCAAATTCTCCAGACATGCCGTAAACAGCATTGAGCCTGGAAGCACTCACATCGGCATCAAGGCCGGCGAGGAGATCCCGCTCATGGACGTTCTGTACGGTATCATGCTGGAATCCGCAAATGAAGCCTGCAATGGTGTAGCGGAGCATACAAGCGGCAGTATCGAAAAATTTGCAGACCTGATGAATAAGAAAGCGAAAGAGATCGGCTGCAAGGGGTCTCATTTTATGAATCCCAACGGCCTTCACAATGATAAGCACTATGTCACTGCCAGGGATATGGCGCTGATCACGAAAGCGGCTCTTCAAAATCCAATGTTCCGCAAGATCGCATGTTCTTCCCATTATTTTATGTCAGGAACCAACAAGGAGAAAAAGGGCAGAGAATTATGGAACCACCACAAGATGGTAAAACAGACGATGTTTTTATACAAAGGCGTGGAGGGCGGAAAGACCGGATATACGACCAGAGCCGGCGGTACTCTCGTAACTTTTGCAAAGCGCGGGGATACGGAGCTGATCTCTGTGATCCTGCGGGGAAACGGATATGAATTGTACAGGGATACGATCAAACTGTTTGACTATGGCTTTAAGAATTATAAATCCGTGGCGCCTTTTGCGGGATTAAACTGCGACCTCTCTGAAAATCAGGAAAATCCGGTCACTCAGATGGCATGCAAACTCTCTCCGTACCAGCTTCCGCTGGGCGGCAGCTTAAGTGACTTTTCTGTTCTGCTGACCAAGGATCAGGACTCTGCCGAGCTGAAAGTATACACCGAGAACAATAAAATCTATGCCTCTTATGGGGATGAAGATCTGGGATCAACCAAGATCAGTTATTAA
- a CDS encoding transglutaminase domain-containing protein, whose translation MKKVLKAFASVLLLVLVFTLPNMVSSIQSRIHQKEQKKIVTEVKKTHKDLFETKYGYQSLSKEGKRVYSLMYYGIFNRKKEIEIEQVTTKRMEDILKQMESDCPELFWFDFTGNIKWKTSGTKKNVVFLPHYIFTKEQTKQYDKKLKKNLALYLSYADKKETEYEKAYTVYEHLTRRISYREGSKYNQNLISGMVNEETVCTGYAKSLQYIYQKMGIPCRMVYGRANGQNHAWNLVQIEGADCYVDPTWGSNNQKMSKGFFGMTEEELLRGHTLDQGLKVPKCSSKKNNYYVRQNHYYRQFELGKIYNQLCEQKNQGQISFQMGSRTEYEKAHRQLIADRKIFDLLKRVPGFGAKKMEVTYYTDRQLYIMTFNFK comes from the coding sequence ATGAAAAAAGTCCTGAAAGCATTTGCATCTGTCCTTCTGCTGGTACTGGTCTTTACGCTGCCCAATATGGTGTCATCGATCCAGAGCCGCATTCACCAGAAGGAACAAAAGAAGATTGTCACAGAGGTAAAAAAGACCCACAAAGACCTGTTTGAGACCAAGTACGGTTATCAGAGCCTCTCAAAAGAGGGCAAAAGGGTTTACAGCCTCATGTACTACGGGATTTTCAACAGAAAAAAAGAGATCGAGATTGAACAGGTTACCACAAAGCGGATGGAGGACATTTTAAAACAGATGGAATCCGACTGTCCTGAACTGTTCTGGTTCGACTTTACCGGAAATATCAAATGGAAGACATCGGGAACGAAGAAAAACGTCGTGTTCCTGCCCCATTATATTTTTACAAAAGAGCAGACCAAACAGTACGATAAGAAACTGAAGAAAAATCTTGCATTGTATCTTTCCTATGCAGACAAAAAAGAGACGGAATATGAGAAGGCCTATACGGTTTATGAGCATCTGACCAGGAGGATCTCCTACCGGGAGGGCAGCAAATATAATCAAAACCTGATCAGCGGCATGGTCAATGAAGAGACCGTCTGTACAGGATATGCCAAGAGTCTTCAGTATATTTATCAGAAGATGGGCATCCCGTGCCGGATGGTGTACGGAAGGGCCAATGGACAGAATCATGCGTGGAATCTGGTACAGATCGAAGGTGCTGACTGTTATGTAGACCCTACCTGGGGAAGCAATAATCAGAAGATGTCCAAAGGGTTTTTTGGGATGACAGAGGAGGAACTTCTTCGGGGGCACACGCTGGATCAGGGACTCAAGGTGCCCAAATGCAGTTCAAAGAAGAACAATTATTATGTGAGACAGAATCATTACTACAGGCAGTTTGAATTGGGGAAGATCTATAACCAGCTCTGTGAACAGAAAAATCAGGGGCAGATCAGTTTTCAGATGGGCAGCCGGACGGAATATGAGAAGGCACACCGGCAGCTGATCGCCGACAGAAAGATTTTTGATCTGCTGAAAAGAGTGCCCGGTTTCGGGGCAAAAAAGATGGAAGTGACTTACTATACGGACCGCCAGCTATACATTATGACATTTAATTTCAAATAA
- a CDS encoding EAL domain-containing protein: MKKQWMRCLAAVSLITVMGTGNGWKTGGGGEAFTEKQLKGLSIVTGKQENDSDFPYDNLTYADKTQPKYQMINGGEKAEEPGAPKRAGYTFGGWYYIDENGKETEWDFNKPVNGNMRLTAKWDPVPKEPSSEEKKPAEKKKIKTERKKKIPQKWKYREVKKERKIRVVRTGGAEYVVLCPEISREEFHSRVSALRRETEHNEELNISIGAVWDAGRRGVKEQVSYAEDLMYIEKQSYYKKTLNAEYNRRSAVAKKLLRDIEQGRFVVHLQPKVEIETGRIIGAEALVRKIQKDGSLIMPDAFIPIYELENVICHVDLYVLEEVCRILRQWEQTGSDSLTISVNLSRVTLMEKDIANRILNVCRKYDVDPSQICIEITESSSKIRLEELSRKAEEFIGAGFKISLDDYGTKYSNLAILSAIDFNEIKLDKSLIDGLEKNEKSQVLVRYVIQMCRTLNQMIPIAEGIETEGQINILKNLGCDFGQGYYFSKPISVKDFFNRYMEAEVKAN, from the coding sequence ATGAAAAAGCAATGGATGAGATGTCTGGCTGCAGTTTCTCTGATCACAGTCATGGGAACAGGAAATGGCTGGAAAACCGGGGGGGGGGGTGAGGCTTTTACAGAAAAACAGTTAAAAGGGCTTTCCATAGTGACAGGCAAGCAGGAGAATGATTCAGACTTTCCTTATGATAATCTGACCTATGCGGATAAGACTCAGCCGAAATACCAGATGATAAATGGAGGTGAGAAGGCCGAAGAACCGGGAGCACCAAAAAGGGCCGGCTACACCTTCGGCGGATGGTATTATATTGATGAAAACGGAAAAGAAACAGAGTGGGATTTTAATAAACCGGTGAACGGTAATATGAGACTGACAGCGAAATGGGATCCGGTGCCAAAAGAACCCTCATCAGAAGAAAAGAAGCCGGCGGAAAAGAAGAAAATAAAAACAGAGAGAAAAAAGAAAATACCGCAGAAATGGAAGTACAGAGAGGTAAAAAAAGAAAGAAAAATCCGTGTTGTAAGAACCGGTGGGGCTGAGTATGTTGTGCTCTGCCCTGAAATATCCAGGGAGGAATTCCACAGCAGGGTGTCAGCGCTGAGGAGGGAAACCGAGCACAACGAGGAACTGAATATTTCCATCGGAGCAGTCTGGGATGCGGGAAGACGGGGAGTCAAAGAGCAGGTCAGCTATGCAGAAGACTTAATGTACATCGAAAAGCAGTCATACTACAAAAAAACCTTGAACGCAGAATACAACCGCAGATCGGCAGTTGCCAAGAAACTCTTAAGAGACATTGAACAGGGAAGGTTTGTTGTACATCTTCAGCCTAAGGTTGAAATTGAGACAGGAAGGATCATAGGGGCAGAGGCTCTTGTGAGAAAAATACAAAAGGACGGCAGTTTGATTATGCCGGATGCATTTATTCCGATCTATGAATTGGAAAATGTCATCTGCCACGTTGATTTATATGTACTGGAGGAAGTCTGCAGGATTCTTAGACAGTGGGAGCAGACGGGTTCTGACTCCCTTACGATTTCCGTTAACCTCTCGCGGGTTACTTTAATGGAGAAAGATATCGCAAACAGAATTCTGAATGTCTGCCGGAAGTATGACGTGGACCCTTCCCAAATATGTATAGAGATCACAGAGAGCTCGTCCAAGATCCGGCTGGAAGAGCTGAGCCGGAAGGCAGAAGAATTTATTGGAGCGGGATTTAAGATTTCCCTGGACGATTACGGAACCAAATATTCAAATCTGGCCATACTGTCTGCCATTGATTTTAATGAGATTAAGCTGGACAAGAGCCTGATTGACGGTTTGGAGAAGAATGAAAAGTCGCAGGTGCTCGTCCGGTATGTGATTCAGATGTGCCGGACCTTGAACCAGATGATTCCGATCGCGGAGGGAATCGAAACTGAAGGGCAGATCAATATACTGAAAAATCTGGGCTGTGACTTCGGACAGGGATATTATTTTTCAAAACCAATATCGGTCAAAGATTTCTTTAACAGATATATGGAGGCAGAAGTAAAGGCAAATTGA
- a CDS encoding Cof-type HAD-IIB family hydrolase, with translation MNKIVFLDIDGTLYCDGIGIPESAQRAVAELMDKGCKVVLCTGRAYGMVPESYMEQGFHGMIAAAGAHVICEGRELCNQKVSGENLQKVIDYGQNSRIGIILEGVKGSYYDPDNQDDLYLKVVERLRETTTPYVYPLSQAEEVNKWTYHHMDFAQKDFVEEMTGGVMTGIIHKEVNSVEFIPSGINKATGIKMVLDHFGIDRKDSYAFGDSANDIEMLNYVQYGVAMGNAVPELLEQAKYKTEPADRDGLALGLKRLGLIG, from the coding sequence ATGAATAAAATTGTATTTTTAGACATCGACGGCACTCTGTACTGTGACGGGATTGGTATTCCGGAGTCCGCTCAGAGAGCCGTGGCTGAGCTGATGGACAAAGGCTGCAAAGTAGTGCTCTGTACCGGAAGGGCTTACGGCATGGTGCCGGAATCCTATATGGAACAGGGCTTTCACGGAATGATCGCTGCGGCAGGAGCCCATGTGATCTGTGAAGGCAGGGAATTGTGCAATCAGAAGGTTTCCGGTGAGAATCTCCAAAAGGTCATTGATTACGGACAAAACAGCAGGATCGGGATTATTTTGGAAGGCGTCAAAGGAAGTTACTATGACCCGGATAATCAGGATGATTTATATCTGAAGGTGGTAGAGAGGCTGAGAGAGACTACGACCCCTTATGTCTATCCGTTATCACAGGCAGAGGAAGTCAACAAATGGACATATCACCACATGGATTTCGCACAGAAGGACTTTGTAGAGGAGATGACCGGGGGAGTCATGACCGGGATCATACATAAAGAGGTAAACTCCGTAGAGTTTATTCCTTCAGGAATTAATAAAGCCACCGGTATTAAAATGGTGCTGGATCACTTTGGAATCGACCGGAAAGACAGCTACGCATTTGGAGACAGCGCCAATGACATTGAGATGTTAAATTATGTTCAATACGGGGTTGCCATGGGAAATGCAGTCCCTGAACTGCTTGAGCAGGCCAAATACAAAACGGAGCCTGCGGACCGGGATGGCCTGGCGCTGGGACTGAAACGCCTGGGGCTGATCGGGTAG